The Corallococcus soli sequence CTGCTTCAGGCCGCCCTCCACCACGTAGGACATGTCGCCCAGCGTGCCCAGCGCCACCGGGCGGCGCTCCACCACCGTCTTGCCGTCCTTCTTCTCCACCACCATCGCGAAGGGCTGTCCGCTCTGGCGCACCACCGCGAGCGCGGGGATCTGGAGCGCGTCGCGGGTGGAGTACACCAGCCGCGCCCGCAGCAGCTCGCTGGGGCGCAGGCCCACGGTGTTGCGGAAGGCGGCCTTCACCTCCACCAGCTGCGTGCGCGGGTCCGTCTGGGGCGCCACGTAGAAGACGGTGCTGGAGAGGATGGGCCTGCCCTGCTGATCCAACAGCTCCAGCACGGTGTCCGGCTTGAGGGACCGGGCGCGGAAGGCCGGCACCGACACGCTGACCTCCAGCGCGTCCGCCTGGGCCACGGTGGTGAGCGTCGTGGTCGCGCCCACGAAGTCCCCCACGCGCACCAGCACGTCGCCCATGGTGCCCGCGAACGGCGCGCGCACGACGTGGAACTGCAGCTGCACCTGGCGCTGCGCCACCGTCGCGCCGGCCGCGCGCTGGGCGGCCTCCGCCGCCTTCACGGCCGCCTGGGCGCGCTCCAGCTCCTGCACGCTGGCGAGGCCCTCCTGGTTGAGGGACTCCGTGCGCGCCAGGGTGCGCCGCGCCAGCTCCAGGTCCACCGTGGAGGAGCTCTGCTGGGCCTGGGCGCTGTCCAGCGCCGCGGTCTCCTGGCGCGCGTCCACCTCCACCAGCGGCGTGCCCGCCTCCACCTTCTGGCCGGGCTTCACGAGGATCTTCCGCACGTAGCCGTTCACCTGCGGCAGCACCGTGACGCTCTGCCGCGACAGCAGCGAGCCCAGGTACTCCCCGGTGTCCCGCACCTCGCGCGGCGCCAGCGCCACCACCTGCACCTCGCGCGGCGGGGGGGCCGTCTTCACTTCCGTCTTGCCCGAGCACCCGGCCACGCCAGCCACCAGGGCCGCGCCCACCACCGTCTTCGTCCACAGCGCCTTCAGGGGGCGCACCTTCGTCACCAGTCGCACCGGGCCTCCGTGAGGAACGCGTCCAGGCGGGCCTGGACGAGCTCGAATTCCCTCAAAACCAACGCGAGCTGGGCCTGACGGAGGGCGGCTCCGCTCTGGACCAGCTCCAAACTGCCACCGCGTCCCACCTCGAAGGCCCGCCGGGTGAGCCGGTCGGTCCGGTCCGCCAGGTCGAGGGACTCGGCCGCCGTCTTCAACAGCGCCTCGGACACTTCCACTCCACGCCGCGCGCGAGAAACCTCCACGCCCACGTTGCGGCGTGCGGCCTCCAGCTGCTGCGCGGCCTGCTCCTCCACGCCCGCGCGCTCCCGCACCAGCCCCCCGCGCAGCCCGCCCTCCCACAGGGGGACGGACAGCACCGCGGACACGTTCCACAGCGCGAAGCGGCCGAAGCCGGGCTCGGTGGTGAGGCCCAGCAGGGTGCTGCTCACCCCGAGCGTGGGCAGGTAGCCCGCGGACGCCTGGCGCCGGCTGTCCCGGGCCGCGTCCACGTTCGCCTTCGCGGCGAGCAGATCCGCCCGGGCGCCCGGCTCATCCAGGGGCGAGCAGTCCCGGCGCGTCTGCTCCACCAGCCCGGCCAGGTTGAAGTCCGGGTTGACGCCCACGCCGTGGTCGGTGCCCAGCGACAGGCCCAGGGCCTCGCGCGTCTGGCGCAGCTGTTCGTCGCCCGCCACCAGCGACTGCCGCGCCAGCGCCACGTCCTGGCTCACCCGCACCACGTCCAACTGCGTGCCCGCGCCCAGCTCAAAGGAGCGCTGGGTGAGGGCCTGCCGCTCCAGCGCCTGACGCAGGCCCACCCGGTTGATCTCCGCGGCGCGCTCGGCGGCCACCGTGGCCACCAGCACCTGCGCCAGCCCCTGGGTGAGCCGGCGCTGCGTGTCCTTGAAGGTGGCCACCGAGGCCCGCTCCGACGCCCTCGCGGAGGACAAACCCCGCCACGCACCCACATCCACCAGGGACTGGGTGAGCGACACCGACAGCGTGCCCAGGGGTGCGCTGGGCACCTTCGCCCCCGTCCCGCCATTCACGTTGGCGCCCCCGCCCACGAAGCCGCCGCCCGGGGCGGAGGGGGTGTCCGGGTGGAGCACGTCCAACCCCAAGCCCGCGGAGGCACGGGCGTTGGGCAGGAGCAGCGACAGCGACTGGCGCCACCGGCCCTGGGCCCGCTCGATGCCGGCTTCGGCGACACGCAGGTCCGTGGAGCGCTGGCGCACCAGCGCGAGGGCCTCGTCCCACGTCTTCACCTGCTCCGCGGCAGGGGGGATGGGGGCCAGCATCGGGTCCTCCACCTTCGGCTGGAAGGGGACCGGCGCGGACGGGGTGGACGGCGGGGGCTGTCCCGCCGGTGGCGCGGGAGGCTGGGCCTGGGGCGCGGCGGCGAGGAAGAGAACGAGGAGCGCGCTGGGGGAGGCCATACTCTGGAGCGACAGGACTTTCGGGTGGGTATGTGGCAGACACACCCCCAAAGCCCTGCACGCGGTCACGATGTAATTGACAACCGTTGTTGAATGCAATGATCTCTTACGCCCATGACCCTCGCTGAGCAAGTGGCATCAACGCGACGCGCAGTGGTCCGACTGCTCAGCCAGAAGGTTGGTGAGCAAACGGATCGGCCGCTGATGCAGCTGCTCGTGCTGAAGTACATCCACGTGCTGGACATCCACAGCCAGGCGCTCATCGCGGAGCGGCTGCTCATCGACGCGCCCGCCGTGAGCCGGCTGGTGGATCGCCTGGAGGAGGATGGGCTGGTGGAGCGCCGCGCGGGGGAGAACCGCCGCTGCGTGCGCCTGGAGATCACCGACGCGGGGCGCACGGAGTTCGACGCCCTCCAGCGCGCGACGGAGTGGCTGGATGACGAGGCCCGCGCGTGCCTGTCGCCCGGGGAGTTCGAGGAGCTGTCGCGCCTGCTGGTGAAGCTCCAGGGCGGCCTGTTCCAGAAGCTCGGCTCCGGGGCCCCGGGGAGCAACCCCTGCGGCGTTTCCCGCAAGGACGAATAGGGCCGCCTCCGCCGACCACCTGAAAGACGACGGGTGACGGCGGGACGGGAGCGGGCTTGTGCCCGGCGCCGGCCCACCGCCACCCGTGTGCGACGCTTCCGGGGGGGGAAGGGTGGAGGGTGGAGTCCTAGCGGTGACGGGGGATGTTGCGGGCCACGTGCAGGGCCCAGGCCTCCGCCGAGTCCAGCTCCGCGCGGGCGCTGGCGAAGCGATCCAGCGACTCGTCGGTGCCGTCGTTGGCGAAGATGGCGTCGTGCAGCTCCTTCTGCGCCCGCGTCAGCCGCAGGCTCGTCTGCAGCCACAGCCGGGCCGCCATGCGCGGCGTGATGACGACCTGCGTGGGGTCCCACACCTCCAGGGCGGCGAAGTCGGCGGAAGACAGCTCCTCGTATCCAGCGGCCTGCTCGGTTCGTGCGTTCATGCCCGGATGTTCGCCACGGCCTCCAGGCAGGGCATCCGGGCCGCCTGGGCAGGTGGAAGGCCACTGGTGAGCAGTCGAGGACAGTTCCATCATCCCCGGGGGTACTGTCCTTTCCTGTTTTGCGGGGAAGTTCAGTACAGTATGATTGGGGAAATGCTTCCCTCACTGCAATCCTGGAGTGGATCGAGCGCCTTCTCCTAGAATCCTCCGCTCCATCCGTGAAGTGCGAGGCATTGCCCTGGATCTGAACACCCTGAACAAGCTGCTCACCGTCGGCGTCCAGAATGGGGCCTCGGACATCCACTTCCGGCCCGGGGACCCCCCCATCTACCGGGTGAACGGGGTGCTGCGGCCGTTGAAGATGGAAAAGCTGCAAGCGGATCACACCAAGCAGGTGGCCCTGCACGTGATGAATGATCCGCTGATGAAGGCGCAGGTGGACAGCGTGCAGGAGTGCGATTCCTCCTACAGCCTCCCGGGGGTGGCGCGCTTCCGGGTGAACATCTACCGGCAGCGGGGCTCGCTCGCCTGCATCCTGCGCATCATCCCGGACGAGATTCCCAGCATCGACGGCATGGGCCTGCCGCAGGTGCTCAAGACGATCGCCGGCAACGAGCGCGGGCTGGTGCTGGTGACGGGGGCGACGGGGTCCGGCAAGAGCTCCACGCTGGCGTCGATGATCAACCACATCAACCACACGGAGAGCCTGCACATCCTCACCATCGAGGACCCCATCGAGTTCATCTACAAGAACGTGAAGTCCTCCATCTCCCAGCGGGAGATTGGCCCGGACACGCAGAACTTCGCCATCGCGCTGCGCGCGGCGCTGCGTCAGGACCCGGACGTCATCCTGGTGGGCGAGATGCGCGACACGGAGACCATCGACATCGCGTTGAAGGCGTCGGAGACGGGCCACCTGGTGCTGTCCACGGTGCACACCACGGACGCGTCGCGCACCATCAACCGGCTGGTGTCGGTGTTCCCGGCGGAGGAGCAGACCATGGTGCGCATGCGCCTGGCGGACTGCCTCAAGGCCACCATCTCCCAGCGCCTGCTGCCGCGCGCCACCGGCAAGGGGCGCACGGTGGCGCTGGAGATCATGGTGCAGACGAAGACGGTGGAGCAGTACATCCGCGACGACCGCGCCAGCGAGCTGAAGGACGTCATCGAGAAGGGCCGCGACATGTTCGGCATGCAGTCCTTCGATCAGCACCTCACGCAGCTGTACCGCAACGGGGACATCACGCTGGAGACGGCGCAGAGCGCGGCCTCCAACCCGGCGGACTTCCAGCGCGCGCTCGAATTCGACTGAGCGCGCGCCGCGGGGCCTCAGCCCTCCCCGGACGCCGGGGAGGCGCTGGGGGCGAAGGAGTCTTCGGCCACCTTGCGCATGTAGTTGCGCGCCCAGCCGGGGAACAGGCCGGACAGGAACACGAAGGTGCGATTGCCGGAGCCGGAGACGTGCATGGCGGGGGTTTCCAGCGTGGCGTGCACCGCCTCGTCGGCCACCTCCTCCGGGGTCTGCAGCGGCACGTGGGTGAGCTTGAGCTCCAGGGCGCGCTCGGTGCTGGTGTGGCCGGGGACGAAGAGCACCACGCGCACGCCCTGCGGCTCCACCTCGCCGCGCAGCGCGTGGGAGAAGATGCTCAGCGCGGCCTTCGTGGCGCTGTAGTTGGCCTCCGTGGGGTAGGCCACGTGGCCCAGCACGGAGCTGACGTTGACGATGATGCCGTCCTTGCGCTCCAGCATCCGGGGCAGCACCGCGCGCACCATGCGCAGCGCGCCGAAGTAGTTGACCTCCATCTCCATGCGCCCCTGGGCCGGGTCCTGCTCCAGGAAGGGCTGCTGGAAGTAGAGGCCCGCGTTGTTGACGAGCACGTCGATGGGGCCGTGCGCCGCGTGGGCCGCCTCCACGGCGGTGCGCACTGACGCGTCGTCGGTGAGATCCAGCTCGTGGTGCCAGGTCTGGCCACCGGCGGCGCGCACGGCCTCCGCGGCCTGGGCCAGGGTCGCCATCTTGCGGCTCATCATCAGGACGCGGGCCCCGGCCTTCGCGTACGCGTGGGCCATGGCCAGACCGATGCCGCGGTTGGCGCCGGTGATGAGCACGTTCTTGTTCTGCAGGGAGGCAGTGGTCATGCGCGCCACCCTAGACGCGCAAGCCCACACCCGGTGTGATTCCTTTCATGCCTGGCAAGGATTGCGCATGGCGACCCTCGCATGGGCTGATGCATTGCAGCGCCCGTGCTTCTTTTCCGCCCGGGTCGCAGGGGGCTGCTCCCGTGTCAGGCCTTCTTCGCGGAGGGCTTGTTGATGTGCGCGAAGAAGTCGTTGCCCTTGTCGTCCACGACGATGAAGGCGGGGAAGTCGACCACGTCGATCTTCCACACGGCCTCCATTCCCAGCTCCTCGTACTCCAGCACCTCCACCTTGGTGATGCAGTCCTTGGCGAGCCGGGCCGCCGGGCCGCCGATGGAGCCCAGGTAGAAGCCGCCGTGCTTCTTGCAGGCCTCGGTGACGGCCGGGGAGCGGTTGCCCTTGGCGAGCATCACGAAGCTGCCGCCCTCCGCCTGGAACTGGTCCACGTACGCGTCCATGCGGCCCGCGGTGGTGGGGCCGAAGGAGCCGGACGCGTAGCCCTCCGGCGTCTTCGCCGGGCCCGCGTAGTAGACCATGTGGTCCTTCATGTACTGGGGCATGCCCTCGCCCCGATCCAACCGCTCCTTGAGCTTGGCGTGCGCGATGTCGCGCGCCACCACCAGCGAGCCCGACAGCGACAGGCGCGTCTTGATGGGGTAGCGCGACAGCTCCGCGCGCAGGTCGCTCATGGGGCGGTTCAGGTCCAGCTTCACCACGTCGTCGGACAGGTCCGTGTCCTTCGCCTCCGGCAGGTACTTCGCCGGGTCCATCTCCAGGGCCTCCAGGAAGACGCCGTCGCGCGTAATCTTGCCCAGGGCCTGCCGGTCCGCGGAGCAGGAGACGGCGATGGCCACCGGGCAGGAGGCGCCGTGGCGCGGCAGGCGGATGACGCGCACGTCGTGGCAGAAGTACTTGCCGCCGAACTGCGCGCCAATGCCGGTGCGCTGGGTGAGCTTCAGCACCTCCTGCTCCAGCCCCACGTCGCGGAAGCCCCGGCCCAGGGCGTTGCCTTCGGTGGGCAGCGAGTCCAGGTAGCGCGCGGAGGCGTACTTCGCCGTCTTCAGCGCGAACTCCGCGGACGTGCCGCCCACCACGATGGCCAGGTGGTACGGCGGGCACGCGGCGGTGCCCAGCGCGCGGATCTTCGTCTCCAGGAACGCCAGCAGGCTCTGCGGGTTGAGGACCGCCTTGGTCTCCTGGAACAGATAGCTCTTGTTCGCGGAGCCGCCGCCCTTGGCCATGAAGAGGAATTTGTAGGCGTCCCCGTCGGTGGCGTAGAGCTCGATCTGCGCGGGCAGGTTGTTGCCCGTGTTGACCTCCCGGTACATGTCCAGCGGCGCCATCTGCGAGTAGCGCAGGTTGGACGTGAGGTACGTGTCGAACACGCCCCGGGAGATGGCCGCCTCGTCGCCGCCCTGCGTGAGGACGTACTGGCCCTTCTTGCCCATCACGATGGCGGTGCCGGTGTCCTGGCACGAAGGCAGCACGCCGCCCGCGGCGATGTTCGCGTTCTTGAGCAGCTCCAGCGCCACGAACCGGTCGTTGTTCGACGCCTCCGGGTCCTGGAGGATGTTCGCCAGCTGCTGCAGGTGCCCGGGGCGCAGCAGGTGCGAGATGTCCCGCATGGCCTCGCGCGTGAGCAGCGTGAGCGCCTCCGGCTCCACCTGGAGGAAGGACCGTCCGCCGGCTTCCAGCACGGAGACGTGCTCCTTCGTGAGCAGCCGGTAGGGCGTCTCGTCCTTGCCGAGCGGCAGCATGTCCTGGAACTGGAAGTCACTCATCGCGTCGCGTCTCTCACGGGAAGGGTGGAACGTGGAACGAGGGGGCGGGCAGCAGGTGCCCGGCGGGGGACTCTACCGGGCCTCTTCCCGGGGTGGCACCACGTAGAGGTACACCGGGGTGCGGTACAGGTCGTCCAGGCGCACGGAGCGCACGGGCGTCCACCCCCGGAGCCCGAAGGTGTGGCTGAGGATGTGGGCGCCCTCGGGCAGCTCGGCGGCGAAGCGGGGCTCCAGGCGCGCCATGATGCCCGGGGACAGGTAGCAGACGACGCAGGTTGCGTCCCGGAAGGACGCACGGAAGAAGTCCGCGCGGTGCAGGGTGAGGTTCGCGCGGGGGAAGAGGCGCTGGCGCAGCCGGGAGAAGGCGTAGGGCAGCCAGGACAGCTCGTAGGCGACGACGCGGGCCTGGGGACGGTGGTCGGCCAGCAGGAAGGCCACGTCCCCCCAGCCCGCGCCCAGGTCCAGCACGGTGCCCTGAAGGGGGTCCGGGAGCATCGCGAGCAGGGCCCGCCGCACCCGGGGCGAGCTGGGCATGGGGGGCGCGCCGGTGCGCAGCGTGGACACGACGATGGACAGCGCCCCCACGAGGAGCACCGCCCAGAGCAGCAGGTAGAGGAGGGTGCCCGTCGTGCTCACCGGGCGCGCATCATCGCAAAGGACCGGGGACTTGGGGCCCTACTTGCGCGGGAGGTTCCCCGCGTCCGCATGGCGCACGGGCGAGGGCGGTGGGGGCTTCACCTGCGTGTTGGCAGGGGCCGGCCGGGTGTCCTCGAAGACGGCCTGGCCCAACATGAAGCAGAAGGCCGCCCCCACGCAGAGTGTCATCACGTTCCAGTAGTACGCCATGGGGCCTGACACGAAGCACGGACCGTGCCGTCCGGGTGGCGCACTCGGGAGGCGGGGGTCGGACGACCCCGGCTGTGTCCCTTCGCGCTACAGCGGCGGACCCGGGCGTTGCCCCCCAGGCAACAGCGCCCCCACGCGCCGTTCATCCGTGGAGGGCGCGGAGTCGGCGGGTTCGGGCGGGGGCCGCCAGGCGGCGGACTCCAGGCGGTCCACGTTGCGCAGCTCCGGGAAGAGCCACGCCCAGAGGCCCACGACGACGAGCGTGCCCACGGCGCCAATCACCACGGCGTTCACGGCGCCCAGCCCTTCGGCGAACGAGCCCGCGCGGAACTCGCCCAGCTCGTTGGAGGCGCCAATGCACATCGTGTTCACCGCGCCCACGCGGCCCCGCATGTCGTCTGGCGTGGAGACCAGCTCCAGCGTGTGGCGCACCACCACGCTCACCATGTCCGCGGCCCCGGCGATGGCGAGCGCCACGAGCGACAGGGGCAGGGACGTGCTCAGGCCGAACACCAGCGTGGCCGCGCCGAACACCGCCACCGCGCCGAACATCTTCCACCCGGCACGGCCGCCCAGCGGACGGAAGGCGAGCAGCACCGCCACCACCGCGGCCCCCGCGGCCGGAGCGCTGCGCAGCAGGCCCAGGCCCCAGGGCCCGGTGTGCAGCACGTCGCGCGCGTAGATGGGCAGGAGCGCCACCGCGCCGCCCAGCAGCACGGCGAACAGGTCCAACGTGAGGCTGCCCAGCAGCAGGCGCTTCTGGCGCACGAACCGGAGGCCCGCGACGAGCGTGGCCAGGGAGATGGGCTCGCGCGACGCGCTGCCCGTGCGGACCTTGAGCGAGAGGATCCACACCACCGTGAGCGCGCACAGCGACGCGGACGCGATGTAGACGCCCTTGCCGCCCAGCCACCCGTACAGCAGGCCGCCCACGGCGGGGCCCGCGATGGTGGCCACCTGCCAGGTGGTGGAGTTCACCGCCACCGCGCGCGTCAGCTCTTCCGGGGGCACCAGGTACGGCGTGAGCGCGGAGCCCGCGGGCGCGTAGAAGGCGCGCGCCGTTCCGAACAGCACCAGCACCCCGTAGACGAACCGCACGTCGGTGACGTGGCCCAGCGTGAAGGACAGCAGCAGCAGGCTGCACACCAGCATGACGGCCTGGCAGATGGCCAGGATGCGGCGGCGGTCGTAGCGGTCCGCCACCTGTCCGCCCAGCAGGCTGAAGGCGAGGAAGGGGACGAACTGCGCCAGGCCCGTGTAGCCCAGCGCGAGCGCGCTGCCGGTCAGCTCATACACCTGCCAGCCGATGGCCACCGATTCAATCTGCGCCGCGAGCACCGCGCACAGACGGGCGACCTGATACAGCCGGAAGTCGCGGTGACGGAAGACGGACGTGCCGAGGGCGTTGGCCATGCTGGGCCGCGCTGTAACGCAGCCCGTCCTCCACCGCCAGCCACAAGGCGTGGCGGCCCCGGAGCCGCCCTGGGGCGGCTTCGGAGCCCGGTGGCCCGGCCTACGAGGTGGCGCGCATCTGGTTGAGCCGGTCGTAGTGGCGGTAGCCCAGCTTGTTGAGCGCGGCGGGCGGCGCGAGGCCGATGTCCACCAGCGTCTTGATGTCGTACGTGCCCGCGAGCACCGGGGGCGCGTAGTTGCCCACCGCCTCCGGCGTGCGGAAGCCCGGCAGCGGGAAGAGCACCGTGCTGGTGTGCACGTGCATGAAGTGCGCGGCGGACTGGCGCTGCCACCCGGGCACGCCCGGCGCGGTGATGACGTGCGGCGTGGCGAGGAAGGTGCCGCCGGTGAGGATCTCCAGCTGCTGGCCCACCTGCGCCACGATGCAGCCCGCGGGCGCGGTGCCGCGCACCATCTGGCCCTGCGGCGCGTCCGCCGTCGCGCGCGTGCGCAGGTACAGCCCGCTCTGGTCATCCGGCTTCGGCGCTGGACGGCCCTCGGGGCTCAGGAACCGGCCGCCGGGCAGCAGCGTCAGCAGGTTGAAGTCGGTGTGCTCCTCGCCCCAGAGGATGCCGGTGTTCACCTGCGACGGCCCCAGGGGCAGGTACTGGAGGGCGCGCGTGACGTGGGGCGCCCTGTCGCAGAAGTCGGTGAAGGTGGCCTCCGGCAGCTTCAGCGCCAGGGCGGAGCCGCGCAGCAGCTTGAGGCCGGCCTCGTGCAGCGCGCGGCCCATGGTGAGCAGGCCGTCCTGGAAGTACGGCGGCGCGTCCGGGGGCCAGATGTTCTCCGGGTACAGCTCCGGGAACTCCAGCGCGGACTGCGCGTCGGTGGGCGTGGGCGACGCGAAGTAGCACTCCTTGAAGTCCGGCTGCCCGTTGCCGGCGACGGCGACCTCCGTGTTGGGAGGCGTCCAGCCGCGCTGGTACCAGAGGTCCGCGCGGCCCAGGGGGCGCTTCGCGGCTTCGGGCAGGGCCACGAACGTGGAGAACGCGTCGTAGAAGCGCTCCAGCGCCGCCGCGTCCACGCCGTGGTTCTTCACGAACACGAGGCCGAAGACGCCAAAGGCCTCGCGCAGTGCCGCCGCGGCCCGCTCGAGGCGGGCCGGTTCGCCCGACGCGAGGTCCGCGAGGTCGACCGTCGGGATGTGGATCGAGGAGGTGTCCGCCATGGTGGGCCCAGGTGTATCGCGCCCGGGCCCGCCTGAGGAGGGGGACGATGCCTGTCCGCTTGAGGGACGACACCCGCTTCCCGGGAAATCCGGGAGCAGGCCGTCAGCGTGCGGTGAGCGTCACGTCCACCGGGGCGCACGTCACCGGGGTGGACTTGTAGTCGCCGCCCGGCCGGGGCACGTCCTCCTGGCGCGTGGCGACGTCCATCAATTCGTCGCGGAAGGTGATGCGGTAGGTGCCCGGCTTCTTGAAGTCATACGCCTGCGTCACCTCCACGCGGTTCTGGGCCGTCGCGCCCGGGGCGATGGCCTCGTAGCTGGAGGCGGAGGGCGCGGCGCGCTTCACCATGGGGCCCTGGTACTCCACCTCCGTCCCGTCGCGGGTGACCTGAAATACGGTGCCCAGGATGCCCTCCAGCGGCGTCTGCCACTTCAGCACCCAGAGCGGCTGCGCGGAGCGGTTGGTGAGCGTGAACAGCACCTCCACCGGCTCGCCCACGCGGGCCTTGGCGGGAGCGCTCAGGGCGCATTCCAGGTTCGGGGTCGTCACGGCGGCGGGCTCCGGGGTGGGCGGGGGCGAGGTGGGCGGAGGCGAGGTCGGCGGGGCCGCGGCGACGGGGGCCTGCTGCGCGGGCTGCTCCGCGGGCTTCGGGGTACAGGCGGTGACGCTGGCGGCGGACAGCACCGCGAGCCATGCGAGGTTCTTTCGTCCCAGCCCCATGACGTGACGCTCCTTGTGCTCGTGAAAAAAGAAGGGGGCGCGAGGCGTTGGCGCCCGCGCCCCCCGGTCAACGGACCTGCGTCACCTTACGGCAGCGACGGGGTGTTCTCCGTGAAGTATTCGTGGCTGTCCGCGTTGGCGCGCGCCCGGGCCGGGTTGGTCCGCGCCAGGTTCTTGGCCGCCGACTGGCCGTAGGCGTAATCCGACGTCCCCGCCACGACGGTGAAGTGGCTCATCTCGTGGACCAGCGTTCCGGCGCGCGAGTCCGTGCCCGTGTTGGGCGCGTTCCAGAAGGCGCCGCACACGTAGATCTTGTAGGGCGCGTTCGAATACACGTAGGCGTACGTGCCGCTCTCGTTGCAGCTGCAGTCCACCACGACGTTCGCGGAGTCGAACGCGGTCTTGATCTTGCTGAAGTTCGTCCTGATCGTGCCCCAGTTGGTGGTGGAGTACGTGCCGAACCACGTGGTGAAGCGCGTGGTCGCGGACGGCGTCCCGTTCAGGTACGAGAGGGAGTTGGTGGAGTAGGTCTTCGCGCTGTTGAACGCGGTGGAGATGGAGCCCTGCTCGGAGCTGGTGCACGCGCCGGAGTAGCTCAGCCCCTGGGCGGTGACCTGGCCCATCGCCTGCGTCTCCTCGCGGCTGTTGCGGCGGCCCTCGATGAAGAGGCTGACCTCGTTGGAGGCCAGCGCCGTCACGCTCGCGCGCTCTTCCAGCTCGTAGCGGATGGCGTAGGTGCCGGTGACGGACAGGTCATACACGTCGGAGACGACCACCGGGCCGGACAGGCTCTCACCCGGGGCGAGCGTCACCACGTCCTCGGGGCGGCCCAGCACGCGCTTGTAGTGGGCGCCGGTGTAGGCCACCGACTGGCCGTCGCGCATCACCGACAGGCGGCCC is a genomic window containing:
- a CDS encoding class I SAM-dependent methyltransferase: MSTTGTLLYLLLWAVLLVGALSIVVSTLRTGAPPMPSSPRVRRALLAMLPDPLQGTVLDLGAGWGDVAFLLADHRPQARVVAYELSWLPYAFSRLRQRLFPRANLTLHRADFFRASFRDATCVVCYLSPGIMARLEPRFAAELPEGAHILSHTFGLRGWTPVRSVRLDDLYRTPVYLYVVPPREEAR
- a CDS encoding TolC family protein, whose product is MASPSALLVLFLAAAPQAQPPAPPAGQPPPSTPSAPVPFQPKVEDPMLAPIPPAAEQVKTWDEALALVRQRSTDLRVAEAGIERAQGRWRQSLSLLLPNARASAGLGLDVLHPDTPSAPGGGFVGGGANVNGGTGAKVPSAPLGTLSVSLTQSLVDVGAWRGLSSARASERASVATFKDTQRRLTQGLAQVLVATVAAERAAEINRVGLRQALERQALTQRSFELGAGTQLDVVRVSQDVALARQSLVAGDEQLRQTREALGLSLGTDHGVGVNPDFNLAGLVEQTRRDCSPLDEPGARADLLAAKANVDAARDSRRQASAGYLPTLGVSSTLLGLTTEPGFGRFALWNVSAVLSVPLWEGGLRGGLVRERAGVEEQAAQQLEAARRNVGVEVSRARRGVEVSEALLKTAAESLDLADRTDRLTRRAFEVGRGGSLELVQSGAALRQAQLALVLREFELVQARLDAFLTEARCDW
- a CDS encoding MarR family winged helix-turn-helix transcriptional regulator, which produces MQLLVLKYIHVLDIHSQALIAERLLIDAPAVSRLVDRLEEDGLVERRAGENRRCVRLEITDAGRTEFDALQRATEWLDDEARACLSPGEFEELSRLLVKLQGGLFQKLGSGAPGSNPCGVSRKDE
- a CDS encoding FruA-associating protein, FapA: MNARTEQAAGYEELSSADFAALEVWDPTQVVITPRMAARLWLQTSLRLTRAQKELHDAIFANDGTDESLDRFASARAELDSAEAWALHVARNIPRHR
- a CDS encoding type IV pilus twitching motility protein PilT → MRGIALDLNTLNKLLTVGVQNGASDIHFRPGDPPIYRVNGVLRPLKMEKLQADHTKQVALHVMNDPLMKAQVDSVQECDSSYSLPGVARFRVNIYRQRGSLACILRIIPDEIPSIDGMGLPQVLKTIAGNERGLVLVTGATGSGKSSTLASMINHINHTESLHILTIEDPIEFIYKNVKSSISQREIGPDTQNFAIALRAALRQDPDVILVGEMRDTETIDIALKASETGHLVLSTVHTTDASRTINRLVSVFPAEEQTMVRMRLADCLKATISQRLLPRATGKGRTVALEIMVQTKTVEQYIRDDRASELKDVIEKGRDMFGMQSFDQHLTQLYRNGDITLETAQSAASNPADFQRALEFD
- a CDS encoding MFS transporter, with protein sequence MANALGTSVFRHRDFRLYQVARLCAVLAAQIESVAIGWQVYELTGSALALGYTGLAQFVPFLAFSLLGGQVADRYDRRRILAICQAVMLVCSLLLLSFTLGHVTDVRFVYGVLVLFGTARAFYAPAGSALTPYLVPPEELTRAVAVNSTTWQVATIAGPAVGGLLYGWLGGKGVYIASASLCALTVVWILSLKVRTGSASREPISLATLVAGLRFVRQKRLLLGSLTLDLFAVLLGGAVALLPIYARDVLHTGPWGLGLLRSAPAAGAAVVAVLLAFRPLGGRAGWKMFGAVAVFGAATLVFGLSTSLPLSLVALAIAGAADMVSVVVRHTLELVSTPDDMRGRVGAVNTMCIGASNELGEFRAGSFAEGLGAVNAVVIGAVGTLVVVGLWAWLFPELRNVDRLESAAWRPPPEPADSAPSTDERRVGALLPGGQRPGPPL
- a CDS encoding SDR family NAD(P)-dependent oxidoreductase encodes the protein MTTASLQNKNVLITGANRGIGLAMAHAYAKAGARVLMMSRKMATLAQAAEAVRAAGGQTWHHELDLTDDASVRTAVEAAHAAHGPIDVLVNNAGLYFQQPFLEQDPAQGRMEMEVNYFGALRMVRAVLPRMLERKDGIIVNVSSVLGHVAYPTEANYSATKAALSIFSHALRGEVEPQGVRVVLFVPGHTSTERALELKLTHVPLQTPEEVADEAVHATLETPAMHVSGSGNRTFVFLSGLFPGWARNYMRKVAEDSFAPSASPASGEG
- a CDS encoding efflux RND transporter periplasmic adaptor subunit, with translation MRLVTKVRPLKALWTKTVVGAALVAGVAGCSGKTEVKTAPPPREVQVVALAPREVRDTGEYLGSLLSRQSVTVLPQVNGYVRKILVKPGQKVEAGTPLVEVDARQETAALDSAQAQQSSSTVDLELARRTLARTESLNQEGLASVQELERAQAAVKAAEAAQRAAGATVAQRQVQLQFHVVRAPFAGTMGDVLVRVGDFVGATTTLTTVAQADALEVSVSVPAFRARSLKPDTVLELLDQQGRPILSSTVFYVAPQTDPRTQLVEVKAAFRNTVGLRPSELLRARLVYSTRDALQIPALAVVRQSGQPFAMVVEKKDGKTVVERRPVALGTLGDMSYVVEGGLKQGDLVAVSSLHMLKDGMAVIPKQVSAPDEPAKTPEPARAADVPTRAMAPRSAAGGTTGGSH
- a CDS encoding fumarate hydratase; its protein translation is MSDFQFQDMLPLGKDETPYRLLTKEHVSVLEAGGRSFLQVEPEALTLLTREAMRDISHLLRPGHLQQLANILQDPEASNNDRFVALELLKNANIAAGGVLPSCQDTGTAIVMGKKGQYVLTQGGDEAAISRGVFDTYLTSNLRYSQMAPLDMYREVNTGNNLPAQIELYATDGDAYKFLFMAKGGGSANKSYLFQETKAVLNPQSLLAFLETKIRALGTAACPPYHLAIVVGGTSAEFALKTAKYASARYLDSLPTEGNALGRGFRDVGLEQEVLKLTQRTGIGAQFGGKYFCHDVRVIRLPRHGASCPVAIAVSCSADRQALGKITRDGVFLEALEMDPAKYLPEAKDTDLSDDVVKLDLNRPMSDLRAELSRYPIKTRLSLSGSLVVARDIAHAKLKERLDRGEGMPQYMKDHMVYYAGPAKTPEGYASGSFGPTTAGRMDAYVDQFQAEGGSFVMLAKGNRSPAVTEACKKHGGFYLGSIGGPAARLAKDCITKVEVLEYEELGMEAVWKIDVVDFPAFIVVDDKGNDFFAHINKPSAKKA